The Dyella jiangningensis sequence AGGGTGGACAGCCCGAAGCCGCCGAAAAGAAAGGAGAGCATGCCTGAGTGTTCGATGCCGCCGCGTGCAAACTCAGCATGTTAGCGCCGAGTGGTCACTTGAGTCAGCAGATTGTTCTGTAAGCGGCTGTATGCGCTGCCTGAAGGCTTGCTTTTTGGCCGCTTTCTTTGTCATCGCGGTCAAGATTCCACCGATGCCGGTGCGCGACCCGGACGTCAGCGCCTCGGTATCTTCGGGCGGTCCGCGTCATAGGAGGGATCCAGGTTGGCCACCAAGTCGGCCACGACGGCGCGTACGTACGGCGCACCATTGGTCTGTGGCTTCACGTTGATGGTTTCATGGGAGGGAATCTGCTCGATGAGCTTTCCGCTCGCGGTATCGAAAATGCGAATACTTGCCTTGTAGCCAATGCGGGCCGACCTCGAGTTCGACGCGACCGAAACGGCCCCCGCGCCATCGAACATGGCGCCGAAGCTCGGCGTCACCTCGGGGTTGAAATAGATGGCCATCACATAAGGCTTGGCCGTGGATGGCGCCGGCAATCGCCGCGCTTCCAACTCGTCCTTGGTAAACAGCGCGTCCTTCGTATCCACCGGGCTTAGGACAATCTTTCGGTCGCTGGCCCAATCGGAAAAGGCGTATTGCGTCCTCAGGCAGATCGAATCGGAGAGATCGTCCGCAGCTTCACAGGAAACATAGACGGTGAAGCGAGCATGGTTGTCCGCATCGTAGAGCGACAACGATTGCAGCTTGTCCTGGTCCAGGACAGTCGGTTTCCCGGCGCATGCTGAAAGTGACAGGCAGGCACAAAGCATGAAAAGGCGAGAGCTGAAATACATCGTGGACACTCCATCCCATGTGAGAAATCCACCGACCAGGAAAACCCGGCCAGCCTTGCTGATGTAAATCGACGGCTATACGGATATGCCTTGCCGGGGGAGCTCGATCACGAGCCGGCGCGGGCGGTACCAGCTTGGAGGATTTCCGGCCGCTGGGGAAGCTTCGGACGGTGCGCCGCGCCAGGCCCGGCCTCGCCCTACTTGCCGATGCAGAACGAACTGAAGATCGCTCCCAACAGGTCGTCGCTCGTGTAGGTACCGGTGACTTCGCCCAAAGCGTGCTGGGCCTGGCGTAGCTCCTCGGCGACCAGTTCACCCGCCTGGGTCACGCGCAGGACTTCGTCGGCGCGGTCGAGGCGATATTCCACCTGTTCCAGCGCCAGCACATGGCGGCGGCGCGCGCTGAAAGCGCCTTCGCCGCTGCCGGCACCGGCCAGCCGCTTGAGGTGTTCGCGCAAAGCGTCGAGGCCTTCGCCCGTTTTCGCCGAAGCCCACACCCAGATGGCATCGTCGCGTTCCTCGTAACGGGCGTCGGTATGGTCGATGTCGATCTTGTTGATCAATACGAGCCGCTCCACGCTGGAAGGCAGGTCGGCCAGCAGCGATAGATCGTGTTCGGCATGCTGCATGTCGGTGACCAGCAGCGCGACATCGGCACGTGCAAGTTCCCCCTGTGCTCGACGCACGCCTTCCTGCTCCACCGGGTCATCGGTTTCGCGCAGGCCCGCGGTGTCAGCCAGTTCGAGCGCGATGCCGTCGAGGCTGAGGTGCTCGCGCAGGACATCGCGAGTGGTGCCGGCGATGTCGGTGACGATGGCGCGGTCGCTGCCGGACAGCGCGTTAAGCAAACTGGACTTGCCCGCGTTTGGACGTCCGATGATGGCAACCCGCAGACCATCGTTGAGCCGCACGCCACGCTGCGCTTCGCGAAGCAGCCCGGCCAACTGCGCACGCAGCGCATCGAGCTTGTGCATGATCGCCGGATCGGCGAGGAAATCGATTTCCTCCTCCGGGAAATCGATGGCCGCTTCGATGTGCACGCGCAGGCCGATCAACGATGCCAGCAGGTCGTGCACCTTGCGGGAGAACACGCCTTCCATCGAACGCAACGCCGCGCGGGCGCCGGCTTGCGAACGTGCAGCGATCAGATCGGCGACGGCTTCGGCCTGCGCGAGGTCGAGCTTGCCGTTCAAGAATGCGCGTTCGGTGAACTCACCCGGCCGAGCCAGTCGCGCGCCCATCGCACAGACACGGCGCAGCAGTGCGTCGAGCAGTACAGGGCTGCCGTGTCCCTGCAGTTCCAGCACATGTTCACCCGTGTACGACGCCGGCGCAGGGAAGTAGAGCAACAGACCGCGATCGATCAAGTCACCGTCGCGCTCGCGAAAAGCGGTGAAGTGCGCGCGGCGCGGTTCGGGATCGCGACCGAGCAGTTCTGCCGCGATGCCCGGCACCGCAGGCCCGGAAACGCGAAGCACGCCGACACCAGCGGCACCGGGAGCGCTGG is a genomic window containing:
- the mnmE gene encoding tRNA uridine-5-carboxymethylaminomethyl(34) synthesis GTPase MnmE — translated: MTTTDTIAAIASAPGAAGVGVLRVSGPAVPGIAAELLGRDPEPRRAHFTAFRERDGDLIDRGLLLYFPAPASYTGEHVLELQGHGSPVLLDALLRRVCAMGARLARPGEFTERAFLNGKLDLAQAEAVADLIAARSQAGARAALRSMEGVFSRKVHDLLASLIGLRVHIEAAIDFPEEEIDFLADPAIMHKLDALRAQLAGLLREAQRGVRLNDGLRVAIIGRPNAGKSSLLNALSGSDRAIVTDIAGTTRDVLREHLSLDGIALELADTAGLRETDDPVEQEGVRRAQGELARADVALLVTDMQHAEHDLSLLADLPSSVERLVLINKIDIDHTDARYEERDDAIWVWASAKTGEGLDALREHLKRLAGAGSGEGAFSARRRHVLALEQVEYRLDRADEVLRVTQAGELVAEELRQAQHALGEVTGTYTSDDLLGAIFSSFCIGK